The following is a genomic window from Chitinophaga caseinilytica.
GAGCAGGGAACTGGGCCTGAAGCCGGCGGAAATCGCGCAACAGCTTTCCCTATCCGTCAGCACCGTGAAAAACACCCTCGTTGCCGCATTGAAACAAATGCGCTCCCGCCTGGAGGAATCCGGATACATCGTTTGCTCCGTATCCGTCTGCTGCAAAATTTTTCTTTTTACGATAGTACGTTCTTCATCGGCGATGCACTTCATTTAGGTCAAGCTACCTAAAACCATGAATTTCGATCGCTTTCAATACCTGCTGGAACAGTACAGAGACCAACAGCTGACGCCCGCGGAGCGCGAAGAGCTGCTGGCGTTGACCGTGGAAACGGACGATGCCGGATGGGACGCGCTTTTCGCACAGCTCGCCGCCGGCCAGGCGCCCGCACATTTCGACGGGCCGTACCTCGACCGGGAGCTGAGCCGTGTGTTGCGGGTCGACAAGCCCGCGCCGGCGGTACGATCCGTAAAGCATGTTCACCTTTGGAAATGGATGGCCGCGGCTGGTGTGCTGTTGCTGCTGGCGTTCGGCAGCTATCGTTTATGGCATCGGGGCCAGTCGGGTACCGGAATTACCGCCCTTCCCGTTTCTGCGGCGCAGATCGCTCCGGGGCGCGAGGGGGCGGTGCTGACGCTGGCGGATGGCCGGCAGGTGGTGCTGGACAGCTTGCAGAACGGTACCATCGCCAGCCAGCAGGGTACGCAGGTGGTCCTCAACAACGGCCAGCTGGTGTACGACGCCCACGCGTCTTCCGCCGCTTCCATCAATCGCATCTCCACGCCCAACGGCCGCCAATACCAGGTGATCCTGCCAGACGGCACGAAAGTATGGCTGAACGCGGCCAGCACGCTCAAATACCCCACCGCTTTCACGGGAAGCGAACGGCTGGTGGAGCTTTCCGGCGAAGCCTATTTTGAAGTGACCAGCCAGCCTGCGGGCCCGAACGGGAAAATGCCTTTCATCGTCAAAACGTCCCAACAGCAAATACGTGTTACCGGCACCAGCTTTAATGTGAATGCTTACCAGAACGAGCCTTCCGTCAAAACTACTTTGCTGGAAGGCAAAGTACATGTAGATGGCCTGCCGGCTGCGGCGGGGAATGCCGGTGGGGTAGACCTGCATCCCGGAGAACAGGCGGCCACAACCGGTGCTGATGGCCCAAGGGTGGCCAGCAACGCGGATCTGGCGAAGGTGATGGCCTGGAAGAACGGGGCTTTCAATTTCGAGGGGCTCCGGCTCGACGAGGCGATGCGGCAGCTGGAACGGTGGTACGATATCACGGTAACGTATGACGGCGGCATGCCGGATATCCGGTTTTTCGGTGAGGTAGACCGCAACGTGAACCTCGGCGACCTGCTGGAAATGCTGGCAGGGGCAGGGCTTTCCTACCGGTTCGAGCCGGGCGGACAACTTGTAATTCTCAACAAAACCAAATAAATCATAGTGCCTGACCGCCCGCAGTTAGGGCCTGCGCGGCGCATCCGGCTTACAGACAGACATGAAAAAACCGTCACGGTTAGGGCCGGTGACGGTGGATGATTCCAGTTCGTGCTAAACGGATTTGACCAACCACATTTATCAAAACCAAAATCAGTTGCAAGGTATGCAAAAAAATGCCAATTGGTGCGGGGATTCCATTGCCGCACTGCCAGACAGGCCAACCGCTGAACCGGCAAGGCAGCGGGCTCCTTCTGCCGTAAATGACGGCCGCACAGGGCCAATTCGTTTTACAAAGACAACTTTCTGGATCGCGATGAAATTAACAGTGTTCCTATTAACGGCCGCCTTCCTGACCGTACAGGCGGAGCCCGGCAACGCGCAAAACGTGACCCTTTCCGGCCGCGACATGCCGTTGAAGCAGGTGTTTGCCGCCATTAAAGAACAAACCGGGTACCATGTATTCGGCAACTCGGCATTGCTTCGTTCCGGCAAACCCGTTTCACTCACGGTAAAATCCCTGCCACTCAGCGAATTCCTCCACGAAAT
Proteins encoded in this region:
- a CDS encoding FecR family protein, yielding MNFDRFQYLLEQYRDQQLTPAEREELLALTVETDDAGWDALFAQLAAGQAPAHFDGPYLDRELSRVLRVDKPAPAVRSVKHVHLWKWMAAAGVLLLLAFGSYRLWHRGQSGTGITALPVSAAQIAPGREGAVLTLADGRQVVLDSLQNGTIASQQGTQVVLNNGQLVYDAHASSAASINRISTPNGRQYQVILPDGTKVWLNAASTLKYPTAFTGSERLVELSGEAYFEVTSQPAGPNGKMPFIVKTSQQQIRVTGTSFNVNAYQNEPSVKTTLLEGKVHVDGLPAAAGNAGGVDLHPGEQAATTGADGPRVASNADLAKVMAWKNGAFNFEGLRLDEAMRQLERWYDITVTYDGGMPDIRFFGEVDRNVNLGDLLEMLAGAGLSYRFEPGGQLVILNKTK